In Chlamydia serpentis, the following are encoded in one genomic region:
- the ltuB gene encoding late transcription unit protein LtuB translates to MRKPKKNRSDKVLARVIQKKSTEVLKKSKRIKNRNRREFLIVNEEKNLKDRAQEYDYLVRSLLDFQKKDPNKVLIFNYENGFVFADKDHFSKYSVRL, encoded by the coding sequence ATGAGAAAGCCAAAGAAGAACAGAAGTGATAAAGTTTTGGCTCGGGTGATTCAAAAGAAGTCAACGGAAGTATTAAAGAAGTCTAAGCGAATAAAAAATAGGAACCGCCGTGAGTTTCTTATTGTTAATGAAGAGAAAAATCTTAAAGACCGTGCTCAAGAGTACGATTACTTAGTCCGTTCTCTTTTAGATTTTCAGAAGAAAGATCCAAATAAAGTATTAATTTTCAATTATGAGAATGGCTTCGTTTTTGCTGATAAGGACCATTTTAGTAAATATTCTGTTCGTCTGTAG
- the folD gene encoding bifunctional methylenetetrahydrofolate dehydrogenase/methenyltetrahydrofolate cyclohydrolase FolD — MLLKGLPVAEKILLKLKKEISQHPIPPGLAVVLIGNDPASEVYVGMKVKKATEIGIISKAHKLPSDSTLSSVLKLIQRLNEDPSIHGILVQLPLPKHLDSEVILQSISPDKDVDGLHPINMGKLLTGNFNGLVPCTPAGIVELLSYYEIPLAGRHVAILGRSNIVGKPLAALMMQKHPQTNCTVTVLHSHSKNLPEILKIADIIVAAVGVPLYIKETMVAPHAVVVDVGTTRVPADNAKGYTLVGDVDFNNVVTKCAAITPVPGGIGPMTVAMLMNNTWQCYQKFS; from the coding sequence ATGTTGCTGAAAGGGCTTCCTGTAGCTGAAAAAATTCTTCTAAAACTTAAAAAAGAAATCTCTCAACATCCTATTCCTCCAGGACTTGCCGTAGTTCTTATTGGCAATGACCCTGCATCCGAAGTTTATGTTGGAATGAAAGTCAAAAAAGCCACAGAAATCGGGATCATTTCTAAAGCTCATAAGCTGCCTTCAGACTCAACCCTATCTTCAGTGCTTAAATTAATACAACGACTCAACGAAGATCCTAGTATCCACGGTATTCTTGTCCAACTTCCTCTTCCTAAGCACTTAGATAGTGAAGTTATCCTTCAATCCATCTCTCCAGACAAGGATGTTGATGGCCTTCATCCTATAAACATGGGGAAATTACTTACTGGAAATTTCAATGGACTTGTTCCCTGCACCCCCGCAGGTATTGTTGAACTCCTTAGCTATTACGAGATTCCCCTTGCTGGTCGCCATGTAGCCATTTTAGGAAGAAGCAATATCGTAGGGAAACCATTAGCGGCCCTCATGATGCAAAAACATCCTCAAACCAATTGCACCGTTACTGTTTTGCATAGCCACTCTAAAAATCTTCCAGAAATTTTAAAGATAGCAGACATTATTGTTGCTGCTGTAGGCGTACCACTCTATATAAAAGAAACTATGGTGGCACCACACGCGGTAGTTGTAGATGTAGGGACAACAAGAGTGCCTGCAGATAACGCAAAGGGCTATACTCTAGTCGGGGATGTCGATTTTAATAATGTAGTGACGAAATGTGCAGCAATAACTCCGGTTCCTGGAGGAATTGGTCCCATGACTGTAGCTATGCTAATGAATAATACATGGCAATGTTATCAAAAATTCTCTTAA
- the smpB gene encoding SsrA-binding protein SmpB, with product MTQKEIVSNRKALRNYEVIETLEAGIILTGTEIKSLRDHGGNLSDAYVAISKGEAWLLNASIAPYRFGNIYNHEERRKRKLLLHRYEIRKLEGKVAQKGITLIPLGMFFSRGYIKIRLGCCRGKKTYDKRQAIIEREREREAAAAMKRRCH from the coding sequence ATGACACAAAAAGAAATTGTTTCTAATCGCAAAGCTCTACGTAACTACGAAGTTATCGAGACTTTAGAGGCGGGGATTATTCTAACTGGAACTGAGATTAAGTCCTTGCGTGATCATGGGGGAAATCTCAGTGATGCTTATGTAGCAATTTCTAAAGGTGAGGCGTGGCTATTAAATGCTAGTATTGCTCCCTATCGGTTTGGAAATATCTATAATCATGAAGAGCGTCGTAAACGTAAACTTCTTCTTCATAGATATGAGATTCGTAAATTGGAGGGGAAGGTTGCTCAGAAAGGCATAACTTTGATTCCTTTAGGGATGTTTTTTAGCCGTGGCTATATTAAGATTCGATTAGGCTGCTGTCGTGGGAAAAAAACTTATGACAAACGTCAAGCCATCATAGAGAGAGAGAGAGAACGCGAGGCTGCAGCTGCTATGAAGAGGCGTTGTCATTGA
- a CDS encoding FAD:protein FMN transferase, whose translation MAMLSKILLSLLCLGLFSCSQESTIIEGEEMTISYRIIIGKSLSVKEKRELSQQIRGCFHRINSIYNNWNPDSELSIINRAPAGIPITLSTELAGFLNEVDKIYKLSEGRFDPTLGHLKTLWILYLKRQVLPPQAVWEEHYKEIGWKHLTFNFETKSLIKNHPEVQLDLCGIVKGYAVDCLNEICKNVCPNNYVEWGGEIKTSGHHPSGRPWRVFSTATSEILDINNIGIATSGNDFQKWFINGKTYTHILDPQTGKPLELTTYPIQSVSVVHPSCTYADAIATILMTFTSKAEAKRWAEEHHFLAYINDNASS comes from the coding sequence ATGGCAATGTTATCAAAAATTCTCTTAAGCCTTCTATGCCTAGGACTCTTTTCCTGCTCGCAGGAGTCCACAATAATTGAAGGAGAGGAAATGACAATCTCTTATCGTATTATTATTGGAAAATCTTTATCTGTGAAAGAAAAAAGAGAACTATCCCAACAAATCCGTGGATGCTTTCATAGGATCAATTCTATTTATAACAACTGGAATCCTGATTCAGAGCTCTCTATAATTAATCGAGCTCCAGCAGGAATTCCTATAACCCTATCTACAGAACTTGCGGGTTTCCTAAATGAGGTAGATAAAATTTACAAACTTTCAGAAGGGCGATTTGATCCCACGTTAGGACATCTAAAAACATTATGGATCCTCTATCTAAAACGCCAAGTCCTACCTCCTCAAGCAGTTTGGGAAGAACATTATAAAGAAATAGGATGGAAACACCTGACTTTTAATTTCGAGACCAAAAGTCTAATTAAAAATCATCCCGAAGTACAACTGGACCTCTGTGGAATTGTTAAGGGCTATGCCGTAGACTGTTTAAATGAGATTTGTAAAAATGTTTGCCCTAATAACTATGTAGAATGGGGAGGGGAGATAAAGACCTCCGGTCACCACCCCTCAGGAAGACCTTGGCGTGTTTTCTCTACAGCTACAAGTGAAATTTTGGATATCAACAATATAGGGATTGCTACTAGCGGAAATGATTTTCAGAAGTGGTTTATTAACGGGAAAACTTACACACACATTCTTGATCCTCAAACAGGAAAGCCTCTGGAGCTAACAACCTACCCTATCCAATCTGTTTCGGTAGTCCATCCTAGTTGTACATACGCTGATGCTATTGCTACTATTCTCATGACCTTTACATCTAAAGCAGAAGCAAAAAGATGGGCAGAAGAACATCACTTCCTAGCCTATATCAATGACAACGCCTCTTCATAG